A window of Cryptomeria japonica chromosome 3, Sugi_1.0, whole genome shotgun sequence contains these coding sequences:
- the LOC131075703 gene encoding pentatricopeptide repeat-containing protein At1g51965, mitochondrial-like: MKAMGYILSRSKWVTHILVRCHFIIPISLFLITKRSYGTKYSGRVIREDEDGRCIAVQVEASPTLKDIRGYAYPRRDIICRLCHMLKNPDWLSHINDYLDNVGIVLTTVEHSHVLRGEKDCLKALEFFKWAESRRGYKHDCFSYNRMISILGKGKQLEQIRLLVDEMERKNIQGNISTINILIGVFGSKEHIKEAAICCRLAQKWKLKFNAYTYKSLLQAYLRSDDVDKAVQTYRHMRRSGYTLDIFAYNMLLDSLAKADQVGVSQARFSCFLRIHLLHFPF; this comes from the coding sequence ATGAAGGCAATGGGTTATATTTTAAGCAGATCTAAATGGGTCACGCACATACTCGTAAGATGCCACTTTATCATTCCAATCTCCTTATTCCTGATAACAAAACGTTCATATGGCACCAAGTACAGTGGGCGTGTTATTCGGGAAGATGAAGATGGGAGATGTATTGCAGTACAAGTGGAGGCCTCGCCCACTCTTAAAGACATAAGAGGGTATGCATACCCAAGAAGAGATATAATCTGCAGGCTCTGTCATATGCTCAAGAACCCTGATTGGCTCTCTCATATAAACGATTACCTTGACAATGTAGGAATTGTTTTGACAACAGTAGAACATAGTCATGTTTTGAGAGGAGAAAAGGATTGTCTCAAGGCACTGGAGTTTTTCAAGTGGGCTGAATCAAGACGTGGGTATAAGCACGATTGTTTTTCGTATAATAGAATGATCAGCATATTGGGCAAGGGCAAGCAACTGGAGCAAATTAGGCTATTAGTGGATGAAATGGAGAGGAAGAATATACAGGGTAATATCTCCACAATTAATATATTGATTGGGGTTTTTGGAAGTAAGGAGCATATCAAAGAGGCTGCGATATGCTGCAGATTGGCTCAGAAATGGAAATTGAAGTTCAATGCATATACTTACAAGTCACTTTTGCAGGCATATTTGAGGTCGGATGATGTGGACAAAGCTGTGCAGACTTACAGGCATATGCGGAGATCTGGGTACACGTTGGATATCTTTGCATATAACATGCTTCTTGACTCGCTGGCGAAAGCAGATCAGGTGGGAGTGTCACAAGCACGTTTCTCTTGTTTTTTAAGGATTCACTTGCTACATTTTCCATTCTAG